One window from the genome of Salisaeta longa DSM 21114 encodes:
- the tpiA gene encoding triose-phosphate isomerase, translating to MLIAGNWKMNTTLPEATALAEDLAAYVHEHADALAATHMAVCPPFVNLEATARALADTDVAVGGQTMHTADAGSYTGETSAPMLRAAGCTYVIVGHSERRKYFGETDADVGAKVAQAHAHSLIPIVCVGETKAQRDAGDAEAIVEQQVRGALAEAQGAAPTDLVVAYEPVWAIGTGDSATPEQAQAMHAFIRSLLHDLVGDGAADVHLLYGGSMKPHNAEALLSQPDVDGGLIGGASLQADSFGAIAQIGAAQAA from the coding sequence ATGCTTATTGCTGGAAACTGGAAGATGAACACCACCCTCCCCGAAGCCACCGCGCTTGCGGAGGACCTGGCTGCGTATGTGCATGAACACGCCGACGCGCTCGCGGCCACCCATATGGCCGTGTGCCCCCCGTTTGTAAATCTGGAAGCCACGGCCCGCGCCCTCGCCGATACCGACGTTGCCGTGGGCGGCCAAACGATGCACACCGCCGATGCGGGCTCTTACACCGGCGAAACGTCGGCGCCTATGTTGCGCGCCGCGGGGTGCACCTACGTGATCGTGGGCCACTCGGAGCGCCGCAAATACTTCGGCGAGACGGATGCCGATGTGGGCGCAAAGGTCGCCCAGGCGCATGCGCACAGCCTCATTCCCATTGTGTGCGTGGGCGAAACGAAAGCCCAGCGCGATGCCGGCGATGCCGAAGCCATCGTCGAACAACAGGTGCGCGGCGCCCTCGCCGAAGCCCAGGGTGCAGCCCCCACCGACCTGGTGGTTGCCTACGAGCCGGTGTGGGCCATTGGCACCGGCGACAGCGCAACGCCCGAGCAAGCGCAGGCGATGCACGCGTTCATCCGCAGCCTGCTGCACGACCTCGTGGGCGACGGGGCGGCGGATGTGCACCTGCTGTACGGCGGGAGCATGAAGCCCCACAACGCCGAAGCGCTGCTCTCGCAACCCGATGTAGACGGCGGCCTCATTGGCGGTGCTAGCCTGCAAGCCGATTCGTTTGGCGCGATTGCGCAAATCGGCGCGGCGCAGGCCGCCTAG
- a CDS encoding class I SAM-dependent methyltransferase, whose product MGTLAYIKNFIKDRDVAAITPSSKFLVKRVCRWIDFSAPNIIVEYGPGTGVFSRYILEEMHDDSTLVLIEGNRNFVEELEALTDGDPRATVVHDRVENIETILDRLTIDAADYIISGIPFSFLDDDVKDELLVHTRRALADTGKFLVYQNYNHMEDPLRQHFNLASKEYELRNIPPMFAYEALKP is encoded by the coding sequence ATGGGAACGCTCGCCTACATCAAAAACTTCATCAAGGACCGGGACGTGGCTGCTATCACACCGTCCTCGAAGTTTCTCGTAAAGCGGGTCTGTCGCTGGATCGACTTTTCGGCGCCCAACATCATTGTGGAGTATGGGCCCGGCACCGGCGTCTTTAGCCGGTACATTCTAGAGGAGATGCACGATGACTCGACGCTCGTCCTCATTGAGGGGAATCGCAACTTCGTAGAGGAGCTCGAAGCCCTCACCGACGGCGATCCGCGCGCTACCGTTGTGCACGACCGCGTCGAAAATATCGAGACGATCCTCGACCGCCTCACCATTGACGCGGCCGACTACATCATCTCGGGCATTCCCTTCTCTTTTCTCGACGACGACGTAAAAGACGAACTCCTCGTGCACACCCGCCGCGCGCTTGCGGACACGGGCAAGTTTTTGGTGTATCAGAATTACAATCACATGGAAGACCCGCTGCGCCAGCACTTTAACCTGGCGTCGAAGGAATACGAGCTGCGCAATATTCCGCCTATGTTTGCGTACGAAGCCCTCAAGCCATAA
- a CDS encoding beta-ketoacyl-ACP synthase III: protein MPHASITGWGHYAPPNVVTNDDLAAHMDTSDEWIRSRSGIRERRFAGDDETTATMSIAAGQRALDCAGVDASAVDLVLVASSSPDYLTPPVSSQVQHGLGIHAGAMQLTVGCTGFIYALVTAQQFISTGAYDTILVVGAELISRWLSWENRDTAVLFGDGAGAVVVQATREPCGLQSHVLGSDGSGAEHIIVPAGGVAQPTSHEALDANLQNVKMNGREVFKFATRIMGEALTQALDKAGRSADDIDLFVPHQANKRIIDYAAAELGLPEEKVMINVDRYGNTSAATVPIALSEAFQSGRIAPGDTLALVAFGAGLTWAAAIVDLATDVPALAAPSAQAHTA, encoded by the coding sequence ATGCCGCACGCAAGCATCACCGGCTGGGGGCATTATGCCCCGCCCAACGTCGTCACCAATGACGACCTCGCCGCCCACATGGACACCAGCGACGAGTGGATTCGCTCGCGCTCGGGGATTCGCGAGCGCCGCTTTGCTGGCGACGACGAAACGACCGCCACCATGTCCATAGCCGCCGGGCAGCGCGCGCTCGATTGTGCCGGGGTCGACGCGTCGGCCGTCGACTTGGTGCTCGTGGCCTCCTCTTCGCCCGATTACCTGACGCCGCCGGTGTCGAGCCAGGTGCAGCACGGCCTGGGCATCCACGCGGGGGCCATGCAGCTTACCGTGGGGTGCACCGGCTTCATCTATGCCCTCGTAACGGCCCAGCAGTTCATCTCGACCGGCGCGTACGATACGATCCTTGTCGTGGGTGCCGAGCTCATCAGCCGGTGGCTCAGTTGGGAGAACCGCGACACGGCCGTTCTCTTCGGCGATGGCGCCGGCGCGGTGGTGGTGCAGGCGACGCGCGAACCCTGCGGCCTGCAGTCGCACGTGCTGGGCTCTGATGGATCGGGGGCCGAGCACATCATTGTGCCTGCCGGCGGCGTGGCCCAACCTACGTCGCACGAAGCGCTCGATGCAAACCTTCAGAACGTGAAGATGAATGGCCGCGAGGTCTTCAAGTTTGCCACGCGCATCATGGGCGAGGCCCTAACCCAGGCGCTCGACAAGGCCGGCCGCAGCGCCGACGACATCGACCTGTTCGTTCCGCACCAGGCCAATAAGCGCATCATCGATTACGCGGCCGCCGAGCTTGGCCTGCCCGAAGAGAAGGTCATGATCAACGTCGACCGCTACGGCAACACCTCGGCCGCTACGGTGCCCATTGCCCTCTCGGAGGCCTTCCAGAGCGGACGCATCGCGCCGGGCGACACCCTCGCCCTGGTTGCATTTGGCGCGGGCCTTACGTGGGCCGCGGCCATCGTAGACCTGGCCACCGACGTGCCTGCGCTAGCGGCTCCATCGGCACAGGCCCACACGGCGTAG